agagacacagggagagagcgtgagacagagagagacacagggagagagcgtgagacagagagaggcacagggagagagcgcgtaagacagagagaggcacagggagagagcgtgagaccgagagagagtgagacagagagaggcacagggagagagcgtgagacagagagaggcacagggagagagagtgagacagagagagcgtgagacagagagagacacagggagagagagtgagacagagagagagacagggagagagagtgagacagagagagagagacagggagagagagtgagacagagagagagagacagggagagagcgtgagacagagagagagacagggagagagcgtgagaccgagagagacacgggagagagcgtgagaccgagagagacacagggagagagcgtgagaccgagagagcgtgagacagagagagagcgtgagacagagagaggcacagggagagagcgtgagacagagagagacactgggagagggagtgagacagagagagacactgggagagagagtgagacagagagagcgtgagacagagagagcgtgagacagagagagcgtgagacagagagagacacagggagagagagtgagacattgagagagacagggagagagcgtgagacagagagagacacaggagagagcgtgagacagagagagacacagggagagagcgtgagacagagagaggcacagggagagagcgcgtaagacagagagaggcacagggagagagcgtgagaccgagtgagcgtgagacagagagaggcacagttcgagagcgtgagaccgagagagcgtgagacagagagagagcgtgagacagagagaggcacagggagagagcgtgagacagagagagacactgggagagagagtgagacagagagagcgtgagacagagagaggcacagggagagagcgtgagacagagagagagacacagggagagagcgtgagacagagagaggcacagggagagagcgtgagacagagagaggcacagggagagagcgcgtgagacagagagaggcacagggagagagcgcgtgagacagagagaggcacagggagagagcgcgtgagacagagagaggcacagggagagagcgcgtgagacagagagaggcacagggagaggcacagggagagagcgcgtaagacagagagaggcacagggagagagcgtgagacagagagaggcacagggagagagcgtgagacagagagaggcacagggagagagcgtgagacagagagaggcacagggagagagcgtgagacagagagaggcactgggagagagagtgagacagagagagacactgggagagagagtgagacagagagaggcacagggagagagcgcgtaagacagagagaggcacagggagagagtgtgagaccgagagagcgtgagacagagagaggcacaggaagagagcgtgagaccgagagagacacagggagtgaGCATGAGACAGGgggagagcgtgagacagagagaggtacatggagagagtgtgagacagagagagacacagagagagagagagagcgagagacagagagagagtgtgagacagagaggggcacagggagagtgtgtgagacagagagacacagggagagagcatgagacagagagtggcacagggagagagcatgagacagagagagagcgtgagacagagagaggcacagggagagagcgtgagacagagagaggcacagggagagagcgtgagacagagagaggcacagggagagagcgtgagacagagagaggcactgggagagagagtgagacagagagagacactgggagagagagtgagacagagagaggcacagggagagagcgcgtaagacagagagaggcacagggagagagtgtgagaccgagagagcgtgagacagagagaggcacaggaagagagcgtgagaccgagagagacacaaggagagagagtgagacagagagagagacacagggagagtgtgagacagagagagagacacagggagagagtgtgagacagagagagcgtgagacagagagagagcgtgagaccgagagaggcacagggagagagcgtgagaccgagagaggcacagggagagagcgtgagaccgagagagacacaggagagagcgtgagaccgagagagacacagggagtgaGCATGAGACAGGgggagagcgtgagacagagagaggtacatggagagagtgtgagacagagagagacacagagagagagagagagcgtgagacagagagagagtgtgagacagagaggggcacagggagagtgtgtgagacagagagacacagggagagagcatgagacagagagtggcacagggagagagcatgagacagagagagagcgtgagacagagagaggcacagggagagagcatgagacagagagagagcgtgagacagagagaggcacagggagagagcatgagacagagagaggcacagggagagagcgtgagacagagagagacacatggagagagtgagagacagagagagacacagggagagagcatgagacagggggagagtgtgagacagagagagacacagggagagagcatgagacagggggagagtgtgagacagagagagacacatggagagagattgagacagagagagacacggagagagcgtgagagagagagagtgtgagacagagagaaacacagggagagagtgtgagacagagagagacacagggagagagtgtgagatagagagacacagggagaggatgtgagatagagagagacacagggagagcacgtgatacagagagagagagacagacacacagcaagagagagagagaaagtgacacaGCGAGATACAGACATAgctagagagaaagagacagccagacaggtgagaaacacagcgagagagagacacacaaacagaaagagaaatagaggcagacacagcgagagagaaagacagagagagagagacacagcgagagtgagagagagacacacacacagcaagagagagagagagagagagagacagacagacacagacacagagaaaagcgacagagaaagagagagagatgtttgTCCAACGAGAACGGAGTCATTGTTTAGTTTACATGAGTAGAGAATGCatttctctgtatctaaccccctgtccctgggagtggggggacagtgtagagggagctttactctgtatctaaccccccctgtccctgggagtgaggggacagtgtagagggagctttactctgtatctaacccccctgtccctgggagtggggggacagtgtagagggggctttactctgtatctaccccctgtccctgggagtggggggacagtgtagagggagctttactctgtatctaaccccctgtccctgggagtgaggggacagtgtagagggggctttactttgtatctaaccccctgtccctgggagtggggggacagtgtagagggagctttactctgtatctaaccccctgtccctgggagtgggaggacagtgtagagggagttttactctgtatataaccccctgtccctgggagtaggggacactgtagagggagctttactctgtatctaaccccctgtccctgggagtgggggacagtgtagagggagctttactctgtatctaaccccctgtccctgggagtggggggacagtgtagagggagctttcctctgtatctaaccccctgtccctgggagctTTGCCTGACCCAGAGACATGTTGCTCACTCACCTTTGCGTTTGACTGGCACCTTTCGCTGCTCCATGATGAGGAGGTACTGAACCACCTCGCTGACCTGGGGGACGTGAACAAGAAACATTTCATCAGTGACCACCCCCCGACCAATCCCCCTGCCCGCCCAAGGCACTCGGAGGGAGACACCGAACCCCACCTACAGAATCCGCTGTCTCCCGGGGACCCTACCCTGGTCTATGaagggttatattccaggctgagggtttaatcaggaaggggaatcgatgggttatattccaggctgagggtttaatcaggaagggggaatcgaggggttatattccaggctgaggggtttaatcaggaagggggaatcgaggggttatattccaggctgtggggtttaatcaggaagggggatcgaggggttatattccaggctgaggggtttaatcaggaagggggaatcgaggggttatattccaggccgaggggtttaatcaggaagggggaatcgaggggttatattccaggccgagaggtttaatcaggaaggggaatcgaggggttatattccaggccgagaggtttaatcaggaagggggaatcgaggggttatattgacagatgtgtgtgagagagatgtttAATTTGAATCAGTTTGTTTTGACTTTGTCATGTGTACCTAGATACTGTAAAAGGTACTGCTTCGCAGGCTAACCATAGTACCATCCAGGTAACAGAACCgaacacagaatacagggaggggggaggggagactggagagagagagggaggcagcagGTGTGGGAAGGGTGggtaggagaggggagggaggcggaggcggtgagagggggaggggggagtggagggagagggaggagggtgtgggaGAAGGGCAGTGGGATGATTGGGGGGAGTGGGAGgcggtgagagggggagggggagtgggaggcggtgagagggggaagggggtgtgggaggtggtgagagggggagggggaggaagtggagggaggagtGCAGGGAGTGGGAGGCGGTGAGAGGGGGAGGAGTCACTGGGATGTCATTGAGACGATTTAAGGAACAAGACGggctgtgtgtgttggggggggggattgcgagtgcaggaggctgaggcacagggagatcccacacgcccttcccctccccctcaccttcctGTCGATGACAGCAGGGACCAGCTTGTCCAGGGAACGTTGGGACTGTGAGGCCGAGGTGCTCTGTGAGGGCCTGTCCTCCCCATCAGAGTCATCAtcctgtcagagagaggaggagagatcgggtcagatggagagagaaatcatagagtcatcgaaatgtgcagacctttcagcccagccCGTCCGTGCTAACCCAgatattagtgggcggcacggtggcacagtgcttagcactgctgcctcacagcgcctgtagacccgggttcaattcccgactcaggcgactgactgtgtggagtttgcacgttctccccgtgtctgcgtgggtttcctccgggtgctccggtttcctcccacagtcacaaagatgtgcgggtcaggtgaattggccaagctaaattgcccgtagtgttaggtaagggtaaatgtaggggtatgggtgggttgcgctttggcgggtcggtgtggacttgttgggccgaagggcctgtttccacactgtaagtctaatctaatgtaaaaaaaaagtctaatctaatctaatttaatgtaAAAAACCTCACCCAgtccccgtttgccagcacttggcccatgtcccccccccatccttttaaatgttatcattgtaccagcccccaccacttcctctggcagcttggtccacacacgcaccaccctctgggggaaaaagttacccctcaggtccctttgcccccctctcaccttaaacctacgcccctctagttctgggctcccccaccccaggggaaaagaccttgtctatttcccctatccctgccccctcatgattttataaaccttgataaggttcactgacactccagggaaaagagacCACAgtgtatccagcctctccctgtagctcaaaccctccaatatcCTTTTCCCAACCC
This genomic stretch from Hemiscyllium ocellatum isolate sHemOce1 unplaced genomic scaffold, sHemOce1.pat.X.cur. scaffold_441_pat_ctg1, whole genome shotgun sequence harbors:
- the LOC132813701 gene encoding non-structural maintenance of chromosomes element 3 homolog, whose product is MPRGRQSGVATSSQRGSQVGPSQDDDSDGEDRPSQSTSASQSQRSLDKLVPAVIDRKVSEVVQYLLIMEQRKVPVKRKGE